The genomic region TGGATCTCGACGCCGGCCTCGATCAGCGCCTTGCGTGCGTGGGCATTGCGCACATCCCAATCGTCTCCGACCTTTCCCGTATTGGCGAGGATGATGCGCAGCTTGTGCTTGTTGGCAAGCAGCAGGTCGAGCAGTTCCAGGTCCTCCAGCTCATAGAGGGCGACAAGGAAGCGGCCTGGCGCATTCATGAAGTCCCTCAGCATCGGAATGACATCGCCGGCCAGATATTTGCGGATGCCGTTTTCAGGATTGGAAATCATGTCGATCAGCTCGTTCGGCCGTTTCACGCCGTCCTCCAGCAGGACGTTGCGCAGCCACTGCGCGGCGAGAATGCCATTGGTGAAGGTCGACTCGAACTGGCCGCGCTTGCGCGTTACATGAACCGGGTTGGTTGAGAAGGCCGGCCCGAGATAACCGAGCGGCCGCGGCGGTCCCTCATAGGCCTTGACCGCAATCTTCTCATAAGTGCCGTTCTTCTTGATCGGCTTGCCTTTGTCGTCCCGTTTGTTGATCTCGACGAGCGCAGGCGTCGGATCGGGGGCGGCCTGCATGCCCGGCTTCAGGTCGCCGAGCGGGCGGATCTCGTAACGCACGCGGACCTCGTCCGGCCGCCGTTTCATTTCGTTGCGCCGCTTGCGCAGCGTCAGGTCGCGCCAGGACAGCTTCTGCACCGGCCAGAGCGACGTCGTCTGCGGCAGCCAGTGCGGATTGCGCTGGCCCTTGAAGGCGACCCAGGCGGCGCAGGTCACCCGATCCTCGCTGCCGTCGGCTTTTTTCGCCACGTTTCCCTGCTCGTCGAGATAGACGCGGACGACTTCGAAGCCAAGGCATCCGTCGATCTTGGCGTCGATGTCCCAGGCCACGAAAGCGACCTCGTTGTTCACATAGGCATGCGCTGCAACAATCGTTCCCATGGCCCGTCTCCCCAGTGAGCGCGGCAAGATTGCTACCATTCCGTGTCATATTCAAGCCGCTCGCCGGCGCTTCGCGCATTCGCTCGGCGGGGCGGAAAATCAGGCCGGGAGCAGGTCAGGATCAGGCGAATGCAACTCACAGAAATAGAATGTGATATCTCCCGAAACCGCTCACACATTTTTCCGCCATGCTCTAAGGTGAAAACCTTCGGTTCCTGAAATCACTTGTTTTGCCTCGTTCTAATCGAATAAAGCGGTACAAGGAAAAGTAAGAAAGAGCGCCCGCCCGTGACACAACTGCCGAAGACCCCCCTGCTCGACCAGGTCATTTACCCCGCCGACCTGCGCAAGCTCGAGGATCGCGAGCTGCCGCAGCTTGCCCGCGAAGTCCGGGACGAAATGATCGATGCGGTATCGCGCACCGGCGGCCATCTCGGCGCCGGCCTCGGCGTGGTCGAGCTGACGATCGCCATCCACAGCGTCTTCGACACGCCCAATGATCGGCTGATCTTCGACGTCGGCCATCAATGTTATCCGCACAAGATCCTGACCGGCCGGCGCGACCGCATCCGCACGCTGCGCCAGGAAGACGGGCTGTCCGGTTTCACCCGCCGGGCCGAGAGCGAATATGATCCTTTCGGGGCGGCGCATTCCTCGACCTCGATCTCGGCCGGCCTCGGCATGGCGATCGCCGCCGATCTCGACAAGAACGACCGGCGCGTCATCGCCGTCATCGGCGACGGCGCGATGTCGGCCGGCATGGCCTATGAGGCGTTGAACAATGCCGGCGCGCTCGATGCCCGCCTCATCGTCATCCTCAACGACAACGACATGTCGATCGCGCCGCCGACAGGCGCAATGAGCGCCTATCTCGCCCGCCTCGCCTCGGGGCGCACCTATATGGGCTTCCGCGATTTCGGCAAGAAGCTGACGGCCTATCTCGGCAAGAACATCGATCGCGCCATCACCCGTGCCGTCGAGCATGCGCGCGGCTACGTCACCGGCGGCACCATGTTCGAGGAGATGGGCTTCTATCATATCGGCCCGATCGACGGGCATTCCTTCGATCACCTGCTGCCGGTGCTGCGCAATGTGCGCGACAATGGCCGCGGGCCGGTGCTGATCCATGTCGTCACCCAGAAGGGGAAGGGCTATCCGCCGGCCGAAGCCGCGGCCGACAAATATCACGGCGTCAACAAGTTCGACGTCATCACCGGCGCCCAGGCCAGGGTCAAGCCGAATGCGCCGAGCTATACCAGCGTCTTTGCCGAAGCCCTGGTTAAGGAAGCCGCCCTCGACGACAAGATCGTCGGCATCACCGCCGCCATGCCGAATGGTACCGGCCTCGACAAGCTCGCCGACGCCTTTCCGTCGCGCTGTTTCGATGTCGGCATTGCCGAGCAGCATGCCGTGACCTTCGCCGCCGGCCTGGCGGCCGAGGGCTACAAGCCGTTCGCGGCGCTCTACTCCACCTTCCTGCAGCGCGCCTATGACCAGGTCGTGCACGATGTGGCGATCCAGGGACTGCCGGTGCGCTTCCCGATCGACCGCGCCGGCTTCGTCGGCGCCGACGGGCCGACCCATGCCGGTTCCTTCGACACCGCCTTCCTGACCACCCTGCCCGGCTTCGTGGTGATGGCGGCGGCCGACGAGGCCGAACTCAAGCATATGGTGCGCACGGCCGTCGCCTATGACGCCGGGCCGATCTCCTTCCGTTATCCGCGCGGCGAAGGTGTCGGCGTCGACATGCCGGCGCGCGGCGAAATCCTGCAGATCGGCAAGGGCCGTATCGTCAAGGAAGGCACCAAGGTAGCGCTGCTCTCCTTCGGCAGCCGGCTTGCCGATTGCCTGCTTGCCGCCGAAGATCTCGATGCCGCCGGGCTTTCGACGACGGTCGCCGATGCGCGCTTCGCCAAGCCGCTCGACCACGACCTGATCCGCCAGCTCGCCCGCCACCACGAGATGGTGATCACCGTCGAAGAAGGCTCCGTCGGCGGCTTCGGCAGCCAGGTGATGCAGTATCTCTCAAGCGAGGGCCTGCTCGACAACGGGCTGAAGATCCGCTCGCTCGTGATGCCCGACATCTGGATGGAACAGGCCAAACCCGAAGCGATGATCGCCCATGCCGGGCTGGACCGCGCCGGGATTGTTTCGACGGTGTTCAGGGCGCTCGGGCGCGGGGTTGCGGTTGGGGTTGCTGGATAATGATTAGTGAGGGTGTGCCGTGAGGCCCCCTCATCCGCCCTACGGGCACCGACCGGGGTTGAGCCACTGGTCTCAATCCCGGTCGGTGCCCGTAGGGTCGGATGAGGGGGCCGCGGGCCGCACCATGGCTATCTCATCATCAAAAAAGGCAGCGCATCTCTGCGCCGCCCTCAGCATTTTTACGCCCCTTCCGAGAGCCGCGCTCTCAGAACTCCGTCCAGTCTTCCTGAACCGCAACCGCAGCAGCCGCTTGCCGGCCGCCGAAGGCCTTGGTGACCTTGTTGGCGAGCGCGCGGGCCGGAGAAGCGACCGGGCGGGCGTTCGCAACGGCCGCGCGTGGTGCGGCATCCGGCCTCGCCTGGCCGAGCTTGAACTGGCGCAGCAGCTCGTCCAGCGCGCTTGCCTCCTGGGCGAGCGCATGGCTTGCCGCCGTCTGTTCCTCTACCATGGCGGCATTCTGCTGGGTGCCCTGGTCCATGTTGTTGACAGCGGTGTTGATCTCCTGCAGGCCGATCGACTGTTCGCGGGTGGCGGTGACGATCGCGCCGACGTGGTGATTGATCTCCTGCACCTCGGCGACGATGGCCTCCAGCGCCTTGCCGGTCTCGCCGACGAGGGAGACGCCGGCAACGACCTGTTCGCCCGATGTGGTGATCAGCGCCTTGATCTCCTTGGCCGCCTTGGCGGAGCGCTGAGCAAGCTCGCGCACTTCCTGAGCGACGACGGCAAAACCCTTGCCGGCTTCGCCGGCGCGCGCCGCTTCGACGCCGGCATTCAAGGCCAGAAGGTTGGTCTGGAAGGCGATGTCGTCGATGACGCCGATAATGTTGGAGATTTCGCCCGAGGATTTTTCGATCTGCTGCATGGCGGAGACGGCCTTGCGGACGACTTCGCCGGATTTTTCGGCGCCGAGGCGGGTGCGCTCGACGAGATTGCCGGCATCCTCGGCGCGCTTGGCGCTGTCGCGGACGGTGGTCGTCACCTGCTCGAGCGCTGCGGCGGTCTGTTCGACGGCGGCAGCCTGCTGTTCGGTGCGGTGGGCGAGATCGTCGGCGGCCGAGCGGATTTCGCCGGCGCCGGCATTGATCGCCGAGGCGTTGTGGCCGACCGATTGCAGGGCTGCCTGCAGCTTTTCGACGGCATGGTTGAAGTCATTGCGCAGGCTGTCATATTGCGGCGCGAACGGCGTCTGGATACGGCCGGCCATATCGCCATTGGCAAGCTCGGCAAGGCCGCCGGCCAGGGCGTCGATGGCATGGCGGATCTCGCCTTCCTCGCGGGCTTTCTGCTCGTCGCCTGCCCGGCGCTGGCGCTCAGCGTCGCCACGCATGCGATCGGTTTCGCCGGCAAGGCGCAGCTTCTCGATCGCCGCCTGCTTGAAGACCAGCACCGACTGGGCCATGCGGCCGACTTCGTCTCCGCGCTCGGTCGCCGGGACCTCGATATCGTTCTCACCGCCGGCGAGGCGATCCATGGCCCCGGTCATGCCGACGATCGGGCGGACGATGGTGCGCGACATCAGCCAGGCGAGCACGGCGGCGGCAAGCGAGGCGACGATACCGCCGGCCAGCAGCGTCGTCTTCAGATCGCTGTTGGCATCGGCGCGGATTTCAGCGAGCGCTTCGGACTTCTCGCGGGCGCTGGCCTTGATCTTGGCCGAGGCCTGGCGGAAGCCGTCGAGCTGGCCCTTGGTGGCGTTGACGCCGATCTTGACGACCTCTTCGATCGGCATGTCGGTTTCCTTGCGCGCCTTGGTCTGCGGCTCGGCCAGTTCATGGAAGTAGAGATCGGCGGCCTTCTGCATGCCGTCGATCATCTCAACCAGCTGCGGCTCTGCCGCGGCCGTCTGCCTGGCGGCGGCGATCGCCTTCAGCATGCGCTCGCGGTTGGCGAAGACATCGCCATAGGTGCTGTCGCTGCGGAAAAGGATGAAACCGCGCAGGTTGACGGCCTGCTCGAGCATTGCCTGCAGCGCATCGTCGATCTGGTTGACGAGCAGCTCCGATTTTTCCTGCTCGGCGGAGGCGGCCGCCGATGCCGTCGCCTTGGAATAGACGAAGGCGGAAACGGCGACGAAAATAAGAATGAGGGCTGCGAAGGTGGCCGCGAGCTTCCCGTTCAAGGATATGTTTTTAGCGGACATCGGTGAATTTCTCCTGACGACAGTCGACGCGGTGAAGACGGGTCGCGCGTGAGGCGCAACCGCAAGACCTTCTGAATTGAGACCATGATCGGCGTTGAAACGCTTGCGCCGTCATGGCGCCGAGCGGTCCGGACGAACCGCTGCAATCCAAGCGAAGCTATGCGGGCGAGCTTTAGATTTGCTTAAATTAGGCGTCGCCGCAGCGGCGCGAACCATGATTAAAGTTGCTTAAATCAAGGCTGCTTCGGTTCCGCTTCCGGCGGATTGAGGATGAGGATGTCGAAATCCTTTGCCGGATCGAAATCCTCTGCGGTCATCCGGAAGGTCGTCGGGCCGATCTTCTCGACATTGCTGCCGCAGAAGCTGATGAGACTGCCGGGCTTGCCCTTGTCGACCGTCAGCTGGAAGCGCCGGATCGGTCCCGCCCAGTTGGCGCCGGTCGACAGCACGTAGGAGATCCAGCTTTCGGTATAGTTGGCGCCGCCGGCCTCGGCTTCGCCGGCACGCTGCTGGGCGACCCTGACGAAGTCCGCGTCCAGGCAGTATTTGCGGGAATATTCCTCGAAGCGCTCACCCTTCGGCTGGCCACCTTCGAGAAAGCTGATGGCGACGGTGCCGCCGACCGCCGGCTGATAGCGGTGTTCGACGCTGACCTTCTTCCTGGCGGGAAAGGTGGTGCGCCACCAATAGGTCGAGCGCAGCGTCCAGAGCGGCACGAGATCGGCGTTCGTCATCGGATAGATCAGCCCGCGGGCGATCCAGTCCTTCCGGACGGTCTGGGGAAGCTTGGCGAGCGCGTCGCGGGTCTTCTGGCTGTAAGGCAGGACGGGAATCTTGTTTTTGGCGAACTCGTCGGTGACGTCGATACCGAGCGAGACGACACGCTGCTGCAGCTTTGCGGTGATCGGCCTGCCGTCCTGCACAGTGGAGAAATGCAGGAAATTGTCGCTGTCATAGTCTGAAATGGCGGAGTTGCTGTCGACCTGACCTGATATATCGGGCATCGGGAAGGCGACCAGGCTTTCGACATCCTTGTCCGATGTGTTCTCGAAGATATAGTCGACACGCACCTGCGAAGCGGAGATGAAGAGATCCTCTTGCACCATGCTGACATCGTCGGACTGGGCAAAGATCAGCCCGCCGGTCTTGACCTCGGCCATGGTGTCGTTCGCCAGCGCCGGCGATGCGATCCCCGCGGCGACAAGAAGAGTGAAGAGCTTCAGCATAAAACACCCCCGTGTCCGCGGCCCGCCCCGTCATCGCCGCCGCAGGATTATCGCCGAAAGCTTTCGAGGGTCAATGACGCGGTCTGGAACAAAATGCTTGCAACCGGCGGCTTTGCCGGTCATTCACAGCCGATGTCCGATCAAAACAGCCAACGCCTCGACCAACTTCTCGTCTCCCGCGGTCTCTTCGCCAGCCGCTCGCGGGCCCGCGACGCCGTGCAGCGCGGCACCGTCCGGATCGCCGGCCAGGTGGTGACGAAGGCCGGTGCGCTCGTCGGCGACGACGCTGCCATCGAGATAGACGACCCGGCGCAGGACTATGTCTCGCGTGCGGCGCTGAAGCTTGCCAGCGCCCTCGAGCATTTCCGGCTCGATCCGGCCGGCCATCACTGTCTCGATATCGGCGCGTCCACCGGCGGCTTCACCGAGGTGCTGCTGCAGCGCGGTGCCCGGCATGTCACGGCGATCGATGTCGGCCATGGGCAGATGCATCCGCGCATTGCAGCCGATCGGCGCGTGACCAACAAGGAAGGCCTCAACGCCCGCAACCTGACGGCTGACGATATCGGCGAGCCCGCCACATTCATTGTCTCCGACGTCTCCTTCATCTCGCTGAAGCTGGCGCTTGCGCCGGCTCTCGATCTTGCGAAAGCGGGTGCGGTCGCCGTGCTGCTGGTCAAGCCGCAGTTCGAGGCGGGGCGCGAGGCGATCGGCAAAGGCGGGCTGCTGAAGGATCCCTCGTCGGCGCCCGCCGTCGCTGCGGAACTCGCGCGCTGGTTCACCGAGGACAGGGGCTGGAACAGCCTCGGCCTCATCCCCTCCCCGATTGCCGGCGGCGACGGCAATCAGGAATATCTTCTGGCAGGATTGAAACCGTGAGCACCGAAACCGTCACGATCGAAAAGCTCGGCGCCCAGGGCGACGGCATTGCCGGCAGCGCCGGCGGGCCTGTCTATGTGCCCTTCTCGCTCCCGGGAGAAACCGTCGCCATCGCCCGCGTCAAAAGCCAGGGCACGATCATGTCGATCACGACAGCCTCGCCCGACCGGCGGGAGCCGCCCTGCCGGCATTTCGGCCCGGATGGCGTCAACGGCACCTGCGGCGGCTGCACGCTGCAGCATATGGCAGATAGCCCCTACCGCGCCTTCAAGCGCCAGCTGGTCGTCGATGCGCTGAGATCGAAGGGGCTGACGCCTGAGGTCGGCGCGATCGTGCCGGCCCGGCCGGGCGAGCGCCGGCGCGTGGTGTTTGCGGCGCGCAGGACTGAGAAGGACATGCTGATCGGCTTCAACCAGGCGGAAAGCCATCATATCGTCGCGATCGAGGAATGTCCGATCTCGTCGGCAGGGCTCGTCGCCCGGCTGCCGGCGATCCGGGCGATCGCTTCAGCACTCGCGACCAATGCCGAACCTTTCCGCGTCTCCGTGCTGGAAACGCTGTCCGGCCTCGACATCGCGGTCGACGAGGTGAAAAAACTCTCCGATGCGCAGCGGCGCAAGGCGGTCGAGGTCGTGCTCAGCCTGCGCGGCATCGCCCGTGTTTCTCTGAACGGCGAAATCCTTATCGAGCCGTCGAAGCCGCTGATCGATTTCGGCGGCGTCCAGGTTTCACCGCCGCCGGGCGGCTTTGCCCAGGCGACCAAGCCGGCGGAAGAGGCGATGGCCGAGCTGGTGCTTGCCCATGCCGGCAAGGCCAAGCGGATCGCCGATCTCTTTGCCGGCGCCGGCACGTTTTCGCTGCGGCTGGCGCGGATCGGCCGCGTGCATGCCGTCGAAGCCGAGGCAAAGGCGCTCGCCGCCCTCGATCACGCCGCCCGCAACACGCAGGGGCTGAAGCCGGTCAGCATCGAAAAGCGCGATCTCTTCCGCCGCCCGCTGATGACGCAGGAGTTCAAGCCCTATGACGCCGTCGTCTTCGACCCGCCGCGCGCCGGTGCGGAGTTCCAGTGCAAGGAGCTTGCCCGCTCCGGCGTGAAGAAGATCGCCGCCGTCAGCTGCAACCCGCTGACGCTGGCGCGCGACCTGGCGATCCTCGTCGAGGGCGGTTATCGGATCACCGGCGTGACGCCGATCGATCAGTTCCTCTGGACCTCGCATGTCGAGGTGGTGGCGACGCTGGAGAAATAGGGGTGCCCGTCGGAAAAACCAAACGACGCAACCCTTACTATACCGGCCCGGTGTCCGATCACTTCGACGGCACATACTTCTTCAATCCCGACGGTATTGAGCCGCTTGGTTTCCGCGATTTGCTGCGGTGGCAATTCGGTGGTGGCCGTGCGCGTTGGCCGAACTCGGTCCCAAGCCCATATGCGGCGGCCAAGCCCGATCCACGCGTCGACGGTGGCGATCTGCGGGTGACGATGGTTGGGCATGCGACCATGCTGGTACAGGTCGCCGGGCTCAATATCCTCACCGACCCGGTGTGGTCGGAGCGCGTCAGCCCCTTCACCTTTGCCGGGCCGAAACGCGTCGTCCGACCGGGCATCGCATTCGATGATCTGCCGCCGATCGATCTCGTGCTGATCTCGCACAATCATTATGATCATCTCGATCTCGCAACGCTCAAGCGGCTGCATGCGAAGCATCGGCCGCGTGTCGTGACGCCACTCGGTAACGACACGATCATCCGCCGTGCCGTGCCCGATATGGAGACGATATCGATGGACTGGGGCGAACGCATCTCGCACGCCGGCATCAGCATCGATGCGGAACCGGCGCATCATTGGTCCGCCCGCGGCGGCACCGATCGCCGCATGGCGCTCTGGGCGTCGTTCGTTTTGTCGACTCCGGCCGGAAAGATCTATCACGTCGGCGATACGGGCTTTCACCACGGCATCAATTATAAAGCCGCACAGCAGAAGCATGGCGGCTTTCGCCTCGCCATTCTACCCTTCGGCGCCTATGAGCCGCGATGGTTCATGAAAGGCCAGCACCAGAATCCTGAGGAGGCGGTGATCGGGATGACGTTGGCCAATGCGGCCTATGTGGCGGGGCATCACTTCGCGACGTTCCAACTGACGAATGAAGCGGTCGACGCGCCGACGAGGGCATTGCAAGACGCAATGCGCGAGCATGACATTCCGCCGGAACGGTTCCGGCCGCTCAGGGCCGGCGAGGTCTTCGATGTGCCGGCGGTCTAAAGCCCGTCGCGCCAAGCCTGATTCATCTGACGCGGTTTAGCGGCGCATGAAGGCCTCGAAGGCGGCCCGGGCCTCGGCGCTTTTGAGACGGGCGGAGAAATGACGGGCCTCTTCGTCGATGCGGGCGATGATTTCGTCCCTGTCGCCGCGGACGAGATCGCGGGCGATGCGCAGCGCCTGCGGCGGCTTGGCGGCAAGGCGGGCGGCGGTCGTCAGCGTCACAGTATCGACCTCGCCGGGTTCGACCACCTTCCAGATGAGACCGGCGTCCTTCGCGTCGGCGGCCGAGAAGGCCTCTCCGGCCGCCAGCAGGGCGAAGGCGCGCTGATGGCCCATCAGGCGCGGCGCAACCAGGCTGGAGCCCGCCTCCGGCACCAGCGCCAGATCGACGAAGGGTGTACGGAACTGGCTGCGGTTCGAGGCGATCGTCAGGTCGCAATGGAGATGGATGGTCGTGCCGATGCCGATCGCCAGACCGTCGACGCCGGAGACCACCGGTTTTTCGGCCTTCACCAGCGCATAGAGGAAATCGAGGATTTCCTGCTCCAGGCCGCCGCCGCCGACCGCGGCGGCAAGGAAGTCGTTCAGATCATTGCCTGAGGAAAAGCAGCCCTCGGTGCCGAGAAAGGCTATGGCGCGGATGGCGGGATCGGCATCGGCCGCCTTCAGCGCATCGGCCATTGTCCGGTACATGGCACGGGTGATGGCGTTCTTCTTCTCCGGCCGGTTGAAGCGGATGAGCTGGACGCCTGGATGGGCGGACGGCTGCTCGACGATGATGTGATCGGTCATTGGATGTCCTCAGAGGTCTTGGGGTCGCCTCAGGCGAGCAGGATGCGGGCGGCGGCTAGGCTTGCCGCGCCATTGACCACGCGGTCGCCAAGGGCTGCGGTCTCGGCCAGCAGGTTTTCGGCGGCGAAGCGGCAGAGCGCGACGCGGCCCTCGCCCCTGCCATCGCTGCTTTCGGCGAGAGCGCCCTTGGCGAGATAGCAGCCGGTGAGCACGAGGCCGAACAGGCGCTGATAGGGTGTCGCACCCGAGAGCGCCTCGACCGCCTTGCCATCGGCCAACATCTTGATGAGCCAGGCGGTCGCCGTTTCGAGATCGGCAATACCGGCGTCGAGCCTGACGGCGGTCTCGCCGAAACCATCGAGATTGGAGCGGCGGACGCTGTCGGCGATCCCCTTCAGTTCAGCGATGAAACCCTCGACCTGATCGCCGCCCGAAAGCGGCAGCTTGCGGGTGACGAGGTCGATCGCCTGGATGCCGTTGGTGCCTTCATAGATCGGCGCGATGCGGGCGTCGCGGAGGTAACGCGCCGCACCCGTCTCCTCGATGAAACCCATGCCGCCATGCACCTGAATGCCGAGCGAGGCGACGTCGACGCCGGCATCGGTCGAAAAAGATTTGGCGATCGGGGTCAAAAGCGCGGCGCGCTCCTGCCAGTGGCGGCTGACGTCGCCGGCCCGGTGGGACATGTCGATCGCGTGGGCGCAGGCATAGGAAATGGCGCGCGCGCCTTGCGTCAGCGCTTTCATCGTCAGCAGCATCCTGATGACATCGGGATGTTCGACGATCGGGCTCATGCCGGCCCCGCTCCAGCCGGGCGCCTTGCCCTGGGTGCGCTCCTTGGCATAGGCGAGCGCCTTCTGGGTGGCGGCCTCGGCGATCGCCACACCCTGCATGCCGACGGCGAGACGGGCATTGTTCATCATCGTGAACATGCAGGCGAGCCCCTTGTTCTCCTCGCCGACCAGCCATCCGACAGCACCCTTTTCGTCGCCGAACCGGCCGTCGCCGTAGATCATCGTACAGGTCGGTGAGCCGTGGATGCCGAGCTTGTGTTCCAGCGAGTGGCAGAACAGATCGTTGCGGGGCCCAAGCGAGCCGTCGTCCTTCACCAGGAATTTCGGCACGAGAAAGAGCGAGATGCCGCGTGTGCCGGCCGGCGCATCCGGCAAGCGGGCCAGCACCAGATGGATGATGTTGTCGGCCGCGTCGTGCTCGCCCCAGGTGATGAAGATCTTCTGGCCGAAGAGGCGGTAGCTGCCATCGGCGCGCCGCTCGGCGCGGGCTTTGAGCACGCCGAGATCGGAGCCGGCATGCGGCTCCGTCAGGTTCATGGTGCCGGTCCATTCGCCGGATACCATCCTTGCCAGATATGTCTCCTTCAGCGCCGCACTGCCATGGGTGCTGACCGCTTCGATGGCGCCCATCGTCAGCGTCGGGGCGAGCGCGAAGGCCATGGAGCCGGAATTCCACATTTCCAGCGCGGCGACGTTCAGCATATGCGGCAGGGCCTGGCCGCCGAAAGCTTCGGGCGCCGTCAGACCGTTCCAGCCGCCGGCGATCCAGCTGCGGTAGAGATCGCGCCAGCCATCCGGTAGCCTGACCTCGCCGCCTTCCATACGGGCGCCCTGGCGGTCGCCGATGTCGGCGAGCGGCGCCACTTCCTCTGTGGCAAAACGTCCCGCCTCGGAGAGGACGGCATCGACCAGATCTTCGCCGAGATCGCCGAGAAGCCCTAGTGAAATCGCTTCGCCCATGCCGGCTACATGCTTCAACGTGAACGCGATTTCCTCGACGGGCGCCTTGTACATTGTTTCCTCCGCAGGACCGGCCTGCATCCCGCGCAAAGCCCTCCGGGGCAAAGGGCTAATTGATTTTTACGTAAACGTCAATTTCGATTTGCCGATCTGCCATGCCATAATTCCACTGAAACGGCGCCGAGCTCTTGCACCGTCGCACAAATAGCCGTCATGAAGACTCATTAGGGGGAAACCTCAGAAAACGACATCGCCTTCGCAAAGGATCGGCGACCAATGGATACATTGCCCGTCAACATCCCAGGTTTCGTCTGGGCC from Rhizobium sp. BT03 harbors:
- a CDS encoding acyl-CoA dehydrogenase; the protein is MYKAPVEEIAFTLKHVAGMGEAISLGLLGDLGEDLVDAVLSEAGRFATEEVAPLADIGDRQGARMEGGEVRLPDGWRDLYRSWIAGGWNGLTAPEAFGGQALPHMLNVAALEMWNSGSMAFALAPTLTMGAIEAVSTHGSAALKETYLARMVSGEWTGTMNLTEPHAGSDLGVLKARAERRADGSYRLFGQKIFITWGEHDAADNIIHLVLARLPDAPAGTRGISLFLVPKFLVKDDGSLGPRNDLFCHSLEHKLGIHGSPTCTMIYGDGRFGDEKGAVGWLVGEENKGLACMFTMMNNARLAVGMQGVAIAEAATQKALAYAKERTQGKAPGWSGAGMSPIVEHPDVIRMLLTMKALTQGARAISYACAHAIDMSHRAGDVSRHWQERAALLTPIAKSFSTDAGVDVASLGIQVHGGMGFIEETGAARYLRDARIAPIYEGTNGIQAIDLVTRKLPLSGGDQVEGFIAELKGIADSVRRSNLDGFGETAVRLDAGIADLETATAWLIKMLADGKAVEALSGATPYQRLFGLVLTGCYLAKGALAESSDGRGEGRVALCRFAAENLLAETAALGDRVVNGAASLAAARILLA